A single window of Vibrio stylophorae DNA harbors:
- a CDS encoding TIGR04211 family SH3 domain-containing protein, translated as MKKLLALLVFSFAAIAPAQASPRYISDDLYTYMHRGPGTEYRITGAIDAGTKVTILSVNGAAGYTKVRDGKGHEGWVESKFVSKQPSYKARFGALETELTEVKETLAQANEQAKVKTSGLTTAVEQYKLTIKDLEARNLELNDQLSADQAMIRELQAKIDTQKDDLLMRWFTYGAMVAGLGLILGLLLPHLVPSRRKKDRWM; from the coding sequence GTGAAAAAGCTACTAGCTCTGCTTGTATTCAGCTTTGCAGCGATTGCACCAGCGCAAGCCTCACCTCGTTACATTTCAGATGATCTCTATACCTATATGCACCGCGGTCCGGGTACGGAATATCGTATTACTGGCGCCATTGATGCGGGTACCAAAGTGACGATTCTGAGCGTCAACGGTGCAGCGGGCTACACCAAAGTTCGTGATGGCAAAGGCCACGAAGGCTGGGTAGAGAGCAAGTTTGTCAGCAAACAACCAAGCTACAAGGCACGCTTTGGTGCACTTGAAACTGAATTGACTGAAGTGAAAGAGACATTGGCACAAGCCAATGAACAAGCGAAGGTGAAAACCTCAGGCCTCACCACCGCAGTTGAGCAGTACAAACTCACCATTAAAGATTTAGAAGCCCGCAACCTTGAGCTCAATGATCAGCTTAGCGCTGACCAAGCGATGATTCGCGAGCTACAAGCGAAAATCGACACGCAAAAAGATGATCTATTGATGCGTTGGTTTACCTATGGCGCCATGGTTGCAGGCCTTGGTCTGATTCTTGGTTTGCTATTGCCACACTTGGTTCCAAGTCGTCGCAAAAAAGACCGTTGGATGTAA